TCGAGTCGCGAGGAGGCGTTCCTTGCAAGACGCCCGAAGTGACGCGCAGAAGCACCACGCCGCGGAAATTCGCTCGGACTTCCCGAGCGGCGGCGGCTTGCAGTTCGGCTTGGACGCTGAACGGCAAGCCGGGATGCAGTCGCTGCAGCGACGTGCCGCCGAGGGCGAGCAGGGCGGGCGCGACCTCGGCGCTCAGGAGGAGGCGCGTGACGGTCGGTGCGCCGCGAACGCGCGCGAGGTCGCGTTGAATCGTTTCGAGCAGCAACGTCTTGCCCGTTCCCGGCTTGCCGGTCACGACCAGCCGAGCCGTGCGTCCGGCACGCAAAGCGGCCATGAATTGACGGTACGCGCGCCGCTTTTCCCGGCCCAGCAGTGAAAGCTCGCTCGGCGGATCGTGTTCGGACGGCGCGGACGGTTCGGGCAGGCCCTCTTCACGGTAAAGGACGCGGATCACGTCGAACAGGACTTTGCGGTCACGGTCGGATCCGACGCCTCGGTAGACGAGGTTTCGCACGGCGTGCGGATTGGCGCCGCGCTCGCTCATGGCGCGTTCGAGGAAGCGCAAGCTCGCGGTGCCGCGCGCTCTCAGTGGGTCGAGCAACTCCAGCCAGTTCGGGCGATGCACGCCTCGTTATACCTTCTTCGTTCCTTCTTGACGTGTTCGAGCGGCGCTTTGTCGCAATCCTGACAACATATCCTTCAAAGTTCGAAATAATCTAGGCATGAAGTTTCAGGAACGATCGGCATGACTCAGCAAGACTCTCCGCGCGCCGAGTTGCTGAGCTCGCTCTTGGAGTTGGAACTCGGCATCGTCTGGCTCGCTCACGAGCGCATGCGTGATCTGCTCGCGCCTCACAAGCTCGCCCCACCGCACCACATGATCCTCGAAGTGCTCGTCGGCAAGCACCCCACCCTGACCCGCACGAGCGACACGGCCCTCAGCATGAGCGACCTCGCGCTCGGCCTCGACATCGCGCCCGCCAGCCTCACGGCAATGGTCGACAAGCTGGAACAACTCGGCTTTGCCAAACGCCAGCCCGACACCTCGGATCGGCGCGTCATGCGGGTCATGGCGACGCCCGAGGGGCAGCACGCCGTCGATACCATCGCCGAGGGTTGGCGGCAGATGCACGCGAGCGCTTACGCACAGTTCGACGAGGAGGAACTCGCTCGGCACCTCGGCGCGTTGCGGCGCCTGTACGCACACTACGCCGCCAACGGCCATACGCGTGATGGGACGCCGTGATGCGCGGGCTGATTCGTTTCTCGCTGCAAAACCGCGCGATCCTGATCCTCGCCAGCTTGCTGCTCGTGATCGCCGGGATGCTGACTGCTCGGTCCTTACGGCAAGAACTCTTGCCGAACATCGACTTTCCCGTCGTGACCGTCATCACGCCCTACCCGCTCGCGAGCCCGGAAGTCGTCGAGGCGCAAGTCACGCGGCCCATCGAG
This genomic window from Deinococcus yavapaiensis KR-236 contains:
- a CDS encoding MarR family winged helix-turn-helix transcriptional regulator, whose product is MTQQDSPRAELLSSLLELELGIVWLAHERMRDLLAPHKLAPPHHMILEVLVGKHPTLTRTSDTALSMSDLALGLDIAPASLTAMVDKLEQLGFAKRQPDTSDRRVMRVMATPEGQHAVDTIAEGWRQMHASAYAQFDEEELARHLGALRRLYAHYAANGHTRDGTP